CGGCGGCCTGCGCCGCGGCAACACGAATATCTCCGATTTCCTCATCCGCGCTGACAATGGCGCAGTTGTTGTAAATCTCTGCGGAGGAAACCAACTGGTATTTTGCCTTGTAGGTGTCGATGGTATTGGAGAACAGGCGCTTGACCTCCACGGTATCGGCTCCCCTGCGCCGCAGGTAGGCCGCTGCCTCAAAGGTGCGCACACCGGTTTTCAGTACAAAATTCTTGGTGTCGAGCATAATCCCTGCCAAAAGGGCTTCTGCCTCCACGCGGGAGAGGGATTTTTCACTGATATACTGTACCAGCTCGGTCACCAGCTCGGATGCGGAGCTGGCATAGGGCTCATGGTAAAAGACGATGGCATTGCTGATATGCTTCACCATCATCCGGTGATGGTCGATGACTACGACCTTTGACGTCTGGCGGAGCAGCTCTTCGCTCTCCACAAAATCCTGTGAATGAGTGTCTACCACAATCACCAAACTTTTCGTCGTGACCAGGTCAAGGGCTTCGTCCGGCGTGATAAAAATTTTCTGATCCGGCAAAGATTGCTCCATGCTTTCGATGATGGGAACCGCCATACTCTGCGAGCGGTTGACGACAACATACGCCTCTTTGCCAAGGCCCTTGTGCACCGCACTCCACATACCGACCGCCGCGCCGATGGCATCGAGATCGGAAAATTTGTGGCCCATGATGAACACGGTGTCGCATTCCTTCACGTGGTCGCTCAGGGTTGCCGCAATAACGCGGGTGCGCACCTTGTCGCGCTTTTCCACACCCTTCGACAGGCCGCCGAAAAATTCGTACGAGCCATCCTCCTGCTTCACGGCGACCTGATCTCCGCCGCGCCCCAGCGCCATATCGAGCGCCTGACGCGCCCAAAGCTCGCCCTCCGCAAAGGTAGGTGCGCCGCGCCCTACACCAATGGAAATTGTGGCGCTGCGGTTATCGGTGCTTTTGACCGTTCGCACTGAATCAAGCACTTCAAAGCGCTTCTTCACATCCTCACGGATATGCGCTTCGTCTGTCATGATAAGATATCGCCCACCGGCCAAAC
Above is a window of Faecalispora anaeroviscerum DNA encoding:
- a CDS encoding DHH family phosphoesterase produces the protein MKRKIWATSPVFYGIAAVMLLMALLSRFWDARIFYAELVLAVLAFVAVAMANYHFKLYVGIAVKSAEKILSASDYRALHEFSIPAVLVGKMGDVIWYNSRFSSEVSPEGDCRGENVVRFLHPHTLEQAVGGEGIDTQVGQRQYTVYSMSTRNGYVLYFVDNTYYKEISRRYSDQRPVVALVLFDNREELIRDSASSEDARISAAVEEVLRNWTKDTGSFLERLAGGRYLIMTDEAHIREDVKKRFEVLDSVRTVKSTDNRSATISIGVGRGAPTFAEGELWARQALDMALGRGGDQVAVKQEDGSYEFFGGLSKGVEKRDKVRTRVIAATLSDHVKECDTVFIMGHKFSDLDAIGAAVGMWSAVHKGLGKEAYVVVNRSQSMAVPIIESMEQSLPDQKIFITPDEALDLVTTKSLVIVVDTHSQDFVESEELLRQTSKVVVIDHHRMMVKHISNAIVFYHEPYASSASELVTELVQYISEKSLSRVEAEALLAGIMLDTKNFVLKTGVRTFEAAAYLRRRGADTVEVKRLFSNTIDTYKAKYQLVSSAEIYNNCAIVSADEEIGDIRVAAAQAADELLSIQGVNASFVIYPTPGGVQISARSLGDVNVQVIMEVMGGGGHLTMAAVQLKNTTLQQARDTLISVINNNLAKASKLSLPAQGGTK